From a region of the Candidatus Eisenbacteria bacterium genome:
- a CDS encoding DUF4900 domain-containing protein, whose translation MLSRPILSARDGERGFALISALLVVLLASILGATFMSAVTGERAMSSNVHIARGALLSADAGVRVTQQTMANMAKAKLDSLVGAWSGVGPIISNPQGLFPTGVITTTGTNPSFTAQAKIAFTDSSLQPTAQSYDYTYTTNATGGFGSTGSRSVQTTGVLRVSCSRGSFADFLVFTNVHLSPGGNQVWFTSNTRFDGRVHTNTEYRFAYAPQFQDLVTSVNNDAWYNNAGSPVELNADNNGSVDVPGFFGGFDRGEPAITLPANSYSQQNAALGRNPSDTTPPSNSDINNALGLGWGGSPPPTGVYVLHSGSSLNGGIYVQGNLDRMTTSLDAYGRQVYTMKQGGTTTSITVDKSTNSTRVSVGASSTDYTGVPLGVAYVKGTVSDLRGPDRVGGSPPPAIARDTQLLLAATGDIVIQRDLTYEGYPNSQNVFGIYSSGGSVRVGGTAPDNMNLDAFVMATGAAGSFTVDGYGSGSSRGTFNLRGGMVESYYGAFGTFNSTTGQQATGYGRTFMYDRRGIIPPYYPVTNRFTANAPSARTLAWREL comes from the coding sequence ATGTTGAGCCGACCGATTTTGAGCGCCAGGGACGGCGAACGGGGATTCGCGCTGATCAGCGCGCTTCTCGTCGTGCTGCTGGCGTCCATTCTCGGCGCGACGTTCATGTCGGCGGTCACCGGGGAGCGGGCGATGTCGTCGAACGTGCACATCGCGCGGGGCGCTCTGCTCTCGGCCGACGCAGGGGTGCGCGTCACCCAGCAGACGATGGCCAACATGGCCAAGGCGAAGCTCGACAGCCTCGTCGGCGCCTGGAGCGGCGTGGGCCCGATCATCTCGAATCCTCAGGGTCTCTTCCCGACGGGCGTCATCACGACCACCGGCACGAACCCGAGCTTCACCGCGCAGGCGAAGATCGCCTTCACGGACAGCTCGCTCCAGCCTACGGCGCAGTCCTACGACTACACGTACACGACGAACGCGACAGGGGGATTTGGCTCGACCGGATCCCGCTCGGTCCAGACGACCGGGGTCCTCCGCGTGAGCTGCTCCCGCGGCTCCTTCGCGGACTTCCTGGTCTTCACGAACGTCCACCTCTCGCCGGGCGGGAATCAGGTCTGGTTCACGTCGAACACGCGGTTCGACGGACGGGTGCACACGAACACGGAGTACCGCTTCGCGTACGCGCCCCAGTTCCAGGACCTCGTGACGAGCGTCAACAACGATGCCTGGTACAACAACGCGGGGAGCCCGGTCGAGCTGAATGCCGACAACAACGGCTCCGTCGACGTCCCCGGGTTCTTCGGCGGGTTCGACCGCGGCGAGCCGGCGATCACGCTGCCGGCCAACAGCTACAGCCAGCAGAACGCGGCGCTCGGGCGGAATCCGTCCGACACGACACCGCCGAGCAACAGCGACATCAACAACGCGCTCGGCCTCGGCTGGGGCGGCAGCCCGCCGCCCACCGGGGTCTACGTGCTCCACTCCGGGAGCTCTCTGAACGGCGGGATCTACGTTCAGGGGAATCTCGACCGGATGACGACCAGCCTCGACGCGTACGGCCGCCAGGTCTACACGATGAAGCAGGGTGGCACGACGACCTCGATCACCGTGGACAAGAGCACCAACTCGACGCGCGTCTCCGTGGGCGCCTCCTCGACGGACTACACGGGCGTCCCCCTGGGCGTCGCATACGTGAAGGGGACGGTGAGCGATCTGCGCGGACCCGACCGCGTGGGCGGGAGCCCTCCGCCGGCGATCGCACGGGACACGCAGCTCCTCCTCGCCGCGACCGGCGACATCGTGATTCAGCGCGACCTGACGTACGAGGGCTACCCGAACAGCCAGAACGTGTTTGGGATCTACTCCAGCGGCGGCAGCGTGCGCGTCGGCGGCACGGCGCCCGACAACATGAACCTGGACGCCTTCGTGATGGCCACGGGCGCCGCGGGGTCGTTCACCGTGGACGGCTACGGGAGCGGCTCGTCGCGCGGAACGTTCAACCTCCGCGGCGGGATGGTCGAGAGCTACTACGGGGCGTTCGGCACGTTCAACTCCACGACCGGCCAGCAGGCGACCGGCTACGGCAGAACTTTCATGTACGACCGCCGGGGAATCATCCCCCCGTACTACCCGGTGACGAACCGCTTCACCGCCAACGCGCCGAGCGCTCGGACGCTGGCTTGGAGGGAATTGTAG
- the recG gene encoding ATP-dependent DNA helicase RecG: MASLTDSVRFLKGVGPEMAGRLARLGIHTIRDLLFHVPTGYRDRSATVPISRLAAGAEASIVATLADLRARPFRGRRNLSGTLRDETGFVRVTWFNQPYLASTLQVGERYHFSGTVQAFRGLELHNPEFEPVDSTDGHLHVGRVVPRYALTEGVVERWLRARVRGALDDLPRIPDVVPEEWRSRCGVPPLAQALEEVHFPPRPEDAEPARRRLALEELLTLQVALQFARRNHRKGSRAPALDRGAAAAAGFIEGLPFPLTPAQRRAVDAVGADLDLETPMRRLLLGDVGSGKTVVALAAAVRAVGAGQQAAILAPTALLAEQHAATASRFLAGTGISFGLRTAATPPAERRRLEAGFQSGEIPIAIGTHALLERDVSFRSLALVVVDEQHRFGVRQRITLTRRGDARASAHLLVLTATPIPRSLAMTLYGDLDLSILDEKPPGRVPVETRSIDGDRPGALVDLLRDEVAAGGSAFVVYPVVEESETLDLKAATAMAAKLSKTAALGAAGVALVHGRLKAEERRDALERIRSGQARILVATTVVEVGLDIPEATLIAIEHPERFGLAQLHQLRGRVGRADRPGRCVLVRGKGIGALARKRLQIFQTVSDGFRLAEEDLRLRGPGEILGTSQHGFPEFHAADVTRDTDLIEAAREWGRLLLEQGETEGGGPGLKAWIEAHFAGADRYLGSG; this comes from the coding sequence ATGGCCTCCTTGACCGATTCGGTTCGCTTCTTGAAAGGCGTGGGCCCCGAGATGGCCGGCAGGCTCGCGCGCCTCGGGATCCACACGATCCGGGACCTCCTCTTCCACGTCCCGACGGGATACCGCGACCGCAGCGCGACCGTTCCCATCTCGCGCCTCGCGGCCGGCGCCGAGGCTTCGATCGTGGCGACCCTCGCCGACCTCCGAGCGCGTCCCTTCCGGGGGAGGCGGAATCTCTCGGGGACCCTCCGCGATGAGACCGGATTCGTACGGGTCACCTGGTTCAATCAGCCCTATCTCGCCTCGACGCTCCAGGTGGGGGAGCGATACCACTTCTCCGGCACGGTCCAGGCGTTCCGCGGCCTCGAGCTCCACAACCCCGAATTCGAGCCGGTCGATTCGACGGACGGGCACCTGCACGTGGGGCGTGTCGTTCCGCGTTACGCCCTGACGGAAGGGGTGGTCGAGCGATGGCTCCGCGCGCGGGTGCGCGGCGCGCTCGACGACCTCCCGCGCATCCCCGACGTGGTTCCCGAGGAGTGGAGGTCCCGTTGCGGGGTGCCGCCGCTCGCGCAGGCCCTCGAGGAAGTCCACTTTCCTCCGCGCCCCGAGGACGCGGAGCCGGCGCGCCGGCGCCTGGCGCTGGAGGAGCTTCTAACCCTCCAGGTTGCGCTCCAGTTCGCCCGGCGGAACCACAGGAAGGGGAGCCGCGCTCCCGCGCTCGATCGAGGCGCGGCGGCGGCGGCGGGCTTCATCGAGGGCCTCCCGTTTCCGCTCACGCCGGCCCAGCGGCGGGCGGTGGATGCGGTCGGCGCGGATCTCGATCTCGAAACACCGATGCGTCGTCTTCTCCTCGGCGATGTCGGCTCGGGGAAGACCGTGGTCGCGCTGGCCGCCGCCGTGCGTGCCGTCGGAGCGGGGCAGCAGGCGGCGATCCTCGCGCCGACGGCCCTTCTCGCGGAGCAGCACGCGGCCACCGCGTCGCGCTTCCTCGCGGGCACCGGCATTTCGTTCGGGCTCCGCACGGCCGCCACCCCGCCGGCGGAGCGGCGCCGCCTCGAGGCCGGGTTTCAGTCGGGCGAGATCCCGATCGCCATCGGAACGCACGCGCTTCTCGAGCGCGACGTCTCATTCCGGTCCCTCGCGCTCGTGGTGGTCGACGAGCAGCACCGCTTCGGGGTACGCCAGCGGATCACGCTGACGCGGCGCGGCGACGCGCGGGCGTCGGCCCACCTCCTCGTGCTGACCGCGACCCCGATCCCCCGCAGCCTGGCGATGACCCTCTACGGCGACCTCGATCTATCGATCCTGGACGAGAAGCCGCCCGGGCGCGTGCCGGTCGAGACGAGGTCGATCGACGGCGACCGCCCCGGCGCTTTGGTGGACCTCCTCCGGGACGAGGTCGCGGCCGGAGGAAGCGCATTCGTCGTCTACCCGGTGGTCGAGGAGAGCGAAACCCTCGACCTGAAGGCGGCGACCGCGATGGCCGCGAAGCTCTCGAAGACGGCCGCCCTCGGCGCGGCCGGCGTCGCGCTGGTGCACGGGCGCCTCAAGGCGGAGGAGCGGCGCGACGCGCTCGAGCGCATCCGAAGCGGCCAGGCCCGCATCCTCGTCGCGACAACGGTCGTGGAGGTGGGGCTCGATATTCCGGAGGCGACCCTCATAGCGATCGAGCACCCGGAGCGCTTCGGGCTGGCCCAGCTCCATCAGCTCCGCGGCCGCGTGGGGCGGGCCGACCGGCCGGGGCGCTGCGTCCTCGTCCGGGGCAAGGGAATCGGGGCCCTGGCGAGGAAGCGGCTCCAGATATTTCAAACGGTCTCGGACGGCTTTCGGCTGGCCGAGGAGGATTTGAGGCTCCGCGGTCCGGGTGAGATACTCGGGACGTCGCAGCACGGATTTCCGGAGTTCCACGCCGCTGACGTGACCCGCGACACGGACCTGATCGAGGCGGCCCGCGAATGGGGCCGCCTCCTTCTCGAGCAGGGGGAAACCGAGGGCGGCGGGCCGGGTCTCAAGGCGTGGATCGAGGCGCATTTCGCCGGCGCCGATCGCTATCTGGGAAGCGGGTAG
- the csrA gene encoding carbon storage regulator CsrA, with protein sequence MLLLTRKLGENIRIGDDVKITIVEVKGNHVKLGIDAPPSVKVHREEIYERIQQENRRAQALKADGGVAPAAGNSGAGPSPTPGNGGTPAVGNPDPGDRGQEKKP encoded by the coding sequence ATGCTCCTCCTGACCCGAAAGCTTGGCGAGAACATTCGAATCGGGGACGACGTGAAAATTACGATCGTCGAGGTCAAAGGGAATCACGTGAAGCTGGGGATCGACGCGCCCCCGAGCGTGAAGGTCCATCGCGAAGAGATTTACGAGCGCATCCAGCAGGAGAACCGTCGGGCGCAAGCGCTCAAGGCGGATGGCGGGGTCGCACCGGCGGCCGGAAACTCGGGGGCAGGTCCGAGTCCCACGCCGGGGAACGGCGGAACGCCGGCCGTGGGAAATCCGGATCCCGGGGATCGCGGTCAGGAGAAGAAGCCTTGA
- a CDS encoding GTPase domain-containing protein, with amino-acid sequence MVVVSYSGREINAKIVYYGPGLSGKTTNLEKIYDSVPETNRGRMVSMKTQTDRTLFFDLLPLDLGELQGMKTRFLLYTVPGQVYYNATRKLVLKGVDALVFVADSSPEKMAENRESLSNLDTNLKSYGLDLKTIPWVMQFNKRDLPNALSVAQMNKELNRNNVPTYEAQAASGVGVFETLRGVSKLLLTKISKDVIDRDRGSLAASPRVKAEDAKQKPAAVEEAPTQTSESASGRGKLMQFLKRGKGQEAPEKPARAPEKAPAEEIPMLSEDSLVEESLSGGAFKPPASMQPDEGVLTKDDLVPIREPVITRQDDSGSAFAADEIEREASYGGRSSSSLVESSGDTRQITVPIELASLPASGKIKLVFEVRIEVMDSTSETKKGKKSSSRGGSMMRDLEVIPD; translated from the coding sequence ATGGTCGTCGTCAGCTATTCGGGACGCGAGATCAACGCGAAGATCGTCTATTACGGCCCGGGTCTGAGCGGGAAGACGACCAACCTCGAGAAGATCTACGACAGCGTCCCGGAGACGAACCGCGGCCGGATGGTCTCCATGAAGACCCAGACCGACCGGACGCTCTTCTTCGACCTGCTTCCCCTCGACCTGGGCGAGCTCCAGGGAATGAAGACCCGCTTCCTGCTCTACACCGTGCCGGGTCAGGTCTATTACAACGCCACGCGAAAGCTGGTCTTGAAGGGCGTCGACGCGCTTGTGTTCGTGGCCGACTCCTCGCCCGAGAAGATGGCGGAGAACCGCGAGAGCTTGAGCAACCTCGATACGAACCTCAAGTCGTACGGGCTCGATCTGAAGACGATCCCGTGGGTGATGCAGTTCAACAAGCGCGACCTTCCGAACGCGCTCTCCGTCGCCCAGATGAACAAGGAGCTGAATCGCAACAACGTGCCGACCTACGAAGCGCAGGCGGCATCCGGCGTCGGCGTTTTCGAGACCCTGCGGGGAGTCTCGAAGCTGCTTCTGACCAAGATTTCCAAGGATGTGATCGATCGCGATCGGGGAAGCCTTGCCGCGTCGCCTCGGGTCAAAGCCGAGGATGCGAAGCAAAAGCCTGCGGCCGTCGAGGAGGCCCCGACCCAAACTTCCGAATCCGCGTCGGGCCGCGGGAAGCTGATGCAATTCTTGAAGAGGGGAAAGGGGCAGGAGGCCCCGGAGAAGCCGGCGCGGGCTCCGGAGAAGGCGCCCGCCGAGGAGATCCCGATGCTGTCGGAGGACTCGCTGGTCGAGGAGTCGCTCTCCGGCGGCGCGTTCAAGCCCCCCGCGAGCATGCAGCCCGACGAGGGCGTGCTCACGAAGGATGATCTCGTTCCGATCCGGGAGCCGGTGATCACCCGGCAGGACGACTCGGGCTCCGCGTTCGCGGCGGATGAGATCGAGCGGGAGGCGAGCTACGGCGGACGGTCCAGCTCCTCCCTCGTGGAGAGCTCCGGCGACACGCGACAGATCACGGTTCCGATCGAGCTGGCCTCGCTGCCGGCCTCGGGCAAGATCAAGCTCGTCTTCGAGGTGAGGATCGAGGTCATGGACTCGACCTCGGAGACCAAGAAGGGAAAGAAGTCGTCGTCACGCGGCGGCTCGATGATGCGCGACCTGGAAGTCATCCCCGACTGA
- a CDS encoding tryptophan synthase subunit alpha, with product MAGRIGRAFEAARQTPRGAFVPYLTSGFPDIDESDRLASALCEEGADVLELGVPFSDPLADGPVIQRATQTALAAGVTLAHVLGQARRLRARHETPLVLMTYLNPVVRYGPPRFAEEARDAGVDGVILVDLPPEEEPGLWEGLRKSGLDTIALVAPTTAPERVKRIAAEARGFLYVVARLGVTGGGAADPAVAEMLRACRAHSPLPRCLGFGIGRGSDLAAWRGLAEGVIVGSALLEELLRAKDAAAREAKAREFARHIRGKLPDLSPS from the coding sequence ATGGCTGGCCGGATCGGCCGCGCGTTCGAGGCCGCCCGGCAAACCCCGCGCGGCGCCTTCGTTCCCTACCTGACCTCCGGATTTCCCGACATCGACGAATCGGACCGCCTCGCGTCGGCGCTCTGCGAAGAGGGGGCCGACGTGCTCGAGCTCGGCGTGCCGTTCAGCGACCCGCTCGCGGACGGTCCGGTGATCCAGCGCGCGACGCAGACCGCGCTCGCCGCGGGCGTCACCCTGGCCCACGTACTGGGGCAGGCCAGGCGGCTTCGCGCCCGGCACGAGACGCCGCTGGTCCTGATGACCTACCTGAATCCGGTCGTCCGATACGGGCCCCCGCGATTCGCGGAGGAAGCGCGCGACGCGGGCGTGGACGGCGTGATCCTCGTGGACCTCCCGCCGGAGGAAGAGCCCGGCCTCTGGGAGGGACTTCGGAAGTCCGGCCTCGACACGATCGCCCTCGTGGCCCCGACCACCGCCCCCGAGCGCGTCAAGCGGATCGCCGCCGAGGCCCGGGGATTTCTCTACGTCGTGGCGCGCCTCGGCGTCACCGGCGGGGGCGCGGCCGATCCCGCGGTCGCGGAGATGCTCCGCGCCTGCCGCGCCCACTCGCCCCTTCCGCGCTGCCTCGGTTTCGGGATCGGAAGAGGAAGCGACCTGGCCGCGTGGCGGGGATTGGCAGAGGGCGTCATCGTGGGGAGCGCGCTCCTCGAGGAGCTGCTCCGCGCCAAGGACGCGGCGGCGCGCGAGGCCAAGGCGCGCGAGTTTGCCCGGCACATCCGCGGGAAGCTCCCCGACCTGTCACCGTCGTGA
- a CDS encoding lysophospholipid acyltransferase family protein, which translates to MTASGVADPPDSAVLPRLILNAIQSTSAALPPFAQRAFARALAALQYRLSPGRRSAVLENLARIAACGHPGLADPKARGRAARSMFESHHRGWMEYLGRSTALALPAGSTFRVSGTELLYRAIARGRGAILAMPHLGNWEIVGVGLTRLGLRMHTVTGVQIHPLLARQVRALKERAGIRVTTLEDGFAPLVKALRGGEVLALLVDGDVYSRSLPADFFGRRVPFPAGPAILARRARVPILHGHAVRGPSGDHEFTFDGLDEPDFDLPLHEDLRRLTAGVARAQERNIAAHVTQWCIFRPIWGVDAA; encoded by the coding sequence TTGACGGCTTCAGGCGTAGCGGACCCACCCGACTCGGCCGTGCTCCCGCGATTAATTCTCAACGCCATCCAATCGACCTCGGCGGCATTGCCTCCATTCGCCCAGCGCGCGTTCGCGCGGGCGCTCGCCGCGCTCCAGTATCGCCTGAGCCCCGGCCGCCGCTCCGCCGTCCTGGAGAACCTGGCGCGGATCGCCGCCTGCGGACACCCTGGCCTCGCCGACCCGAAGGCGCGCGGGCGCGCGGCGCGGAGCATGTTCGAGTCCCACCATCGGGGCTGGATGGAATATCTGGGCCGCTCCACGGCCCTCGCGTTGCCGGCCGGCTCCACCTTCCGGGTCTCGGGCACCGAGCTCCTGTACCGCGCGATCGCGCGGGGACGGGGCGCCATCCTCGCGATGCCGCACCTGGGCAACTGGGAGATCGTCGGCGTCGGATTGACGCGGCTCGGGCTCCGGATGCACACGGTGACGGGAGTGCAGATCCACCCCCTCCTGGCCCGCCAGGTGCGCGCGCTCAAGGAACGCGCGGGGATCCGGGTCACCACGCTCGAGGACGGCTTCGCGCCGCTCGTCAAAGCGCTCCGGGGCGGCGAGGTCCTGGCGCTCCTCGTGGACGGCGACGTCTATTCCCGCTCGCTGCCCGCGGACTTCTTCGGCCGCCGCGTCCCCTTCCCCGCCGGCCCCGCGATCCTCGCGCGGCGCGCCCGGGTGCCGATTCTCCACGGCCACGCCGTGCGCGGGCCAAGCGGAGATCACGAATTCACGTTCGACGGCCTGGATGAGCCGGACTTCGACCTGCCGCTCCACGAGGACTTGCGCCGCCTCACGGCGGGCGTCGCGCGGGCCCAGGAGCGAAACATCGCGGCCCACGTGACCCAGTGGTGCATCTTCCGCCCCATCTGGGGAGTCGATGCCGCTTAG
- a CDS encoding MFS transporter encodes MGGAVPLRLFRLPSFRALWIGQLVSIFGDRFTYLALLALVMERASDPKNPAPELAWIPVASFLPAILFGPWIGALVDGWNTRTTLLVSDALRGFLVLAIIPAVEWHGLPAAFALIFLLYLVNAFFLPARSAILPELVPQDSLVEANSLATLAGILATIAGSFLAGALIQRSGWRIGFVLDAATYFVSVAALAFIRIEPRTRPRLDGGPLRIYGALARDVREGASIALASPRVLGSIGTVALLWVAGGALHVSMPMVIARRGGGVISGLGAALGCAAAGMVAGTLLLAWRGKAGSAEARIGIGLAGAGLALLSFAALKDTAALAAAAFFAGVFIAFLLVTTESAIQESVGPEARARVFALRDFLARAGVLASAGVLGLMLKRGWLSPAATVGTAGSILLLGGIWGGVTRLAKRGRAGPEARDS; translated from the coding sequence ATGGGCGGAGCGGTTCCGCTCCGCCTCTTCCGGCTTCCCAGCTTCCGCGCTCTCTGGATCGGGCAGCTCGTCTCGATCTTCGGGGATCGCTTCACCTACCTGGCGCTCCTCGCCCTCGTGATGGAGCGCGCCTCGGATCCGAAGAACCCGGCACCCGAGCTTGCGTGGATCCCCGTCGCGAGCTTCCTCCCCGCGATCCTCTTTGGCCCCTGGATCGGCGCGCTGGTCGACGGCTGGAACACGCGCACGACGCTATTGGTCTCGGACGCCCTGCGCGGGTTCCTCGTCCTCGCGATCATCCCCGCGGTCGAATGGCATGGGCTCCCGGCCGCGTTCGCGCTCATCTTCCTCCTCTATCTGGTGAACGCGTTCTTCCTCCCGGCGCGGTCGGCGATTCTCCCTGAGCTGGTGCCGCAAGACTCCCTGGTCGAGGCGAATTCGCTGGCCACCCTGGCGGGAATTCTCGCGACGATCGCCGGGTCGTTCCTGGCGGGAGCGCTGATCCAGAGGTCCGGGTGGAGGATCGGCTTCGTCCTCGACGCGGCGACCTACTTCGTCTCGGTGGCGGCGCTGGCGTTCATCCGCATAGAGCCCCGGACGCGCCCTCGCCTGGACGGCGGACCCCTTCGCATCTACGGCGCGCTGGCGCGCGACGTCCGCGAGGGGGCCTCGATCGCGCTCGCATCGCCGCGGGTCCTCGGATCGATCGGGACCGTGGCGCTGCTCTGGGTGGCGGGTGGGGCGCTCCACGTCTCGATGCCGATGGTGATCGCGCGGCGGGGGGGCGGCGTGATCTCGGGGCTCGGCGCGGCCCTCGGGTGTGCCGCCGCCGGGATGGTCGCGGGCACGCTCCTGCTCGCATGGCGCGGGAAGGCCGGATCGGCCGAGGCGCGGATCGGCATTGGGCTGGCCGGCGCGGGCCTGGCCCTTCTCTCCTTCGCTGCATTGAAGGACACGGCCGCGCTCGCCGCGGCGGCGTTCTTCGCGGGAGTCTTCATCGCGTTTCTTCTCGTGACGACGGAATCCGCCATTCAGGAGTCGGTCGGTCCCGAGGCCCGGGCTCGCGTCTTCGCGCTTCGGGATTTCCTGGCCCGGGCCGGCGTCTTGGCCAGCGCCGGGGTTCTCGGCCTGATGTTGAAGCGAGGTTGGCTCTCGCCCGCGGCCACGGTCGGAACGGCGGGCTCGATCCTGCTTCTCGGCGGGATCTGGGGCGGGGTGACGCGACTGGCGAAGCGGGGGCGAGCGGGTCCGGAAGCCCGGGACTCCTAG
- a CDS encoding glycosyltransferase family 4 protein: MPLRIAVVSQAYHPAVGGVTEHVDATVRVLRARGHEVTIVTSRFAQGVPDEPGVIRIGRNLVIPYNGAENNMTVGMGLPRRLAGILEQGRFDVIHTHCPLSPVLPLLTLRLARCPVVGTFHSSVSSDIPFRMFRGPLLPLYRRIDQTLAVSETARRCVERYFPGPLEIVPNGVDHARFRPDLPRLERFDDGVRNILFVGRFDPRKGLPDLMHACAELAREGMEFRLILVGDGGLRGQVERLAHGPLEGRVHFEGKVGHERLPRYYASADIFCSPAREGESFGLVLLEAMASGVPIVATDLAGYRTVLTHGDEGLLAPPRDPAALASALRRLLKDPALRARIGERGIETARAYGWERIVDRLETIYTTLADPARAGGAPGPRPTGLPETAPLVAAVR, from the coding sequence ATGCCGCTTAGGATCGCCGTCGTCAGCCAGGCGTATCACCCCGCGGTGGGCGGCGTGACCGAGCACGTCGACGCCACCGTGCGCGTGCTGCGCGCCCGCGGGCACGAGGTGACGATCGTGACCTCCCGCTTCGCCCAAGGCGTTCCCGACGAGCCTGGCGTGATCCGCATCGGGCGGAACCTGGTCATTCCCTACAACGGCGCCGAGAACAACATGACGGTCGGCATGGGGCTCCCGCGCCGGCTCGCGGGGATCCTCGAGCAGGGTCGCTTCGACGTGATCCACACGCACTGCCCGCTCTCCCCGGTGCTCCCGCTCCTGACGCTTCGACTCGCGCGCTGTCCCGTCGTGGGAACGTTTCACTCCTCGGTGTCCTCGGACATTCCGTTTCGAATGTTCCGCGGACCGCTCCTCCCCCTCTACCGGAGGATCGATCAAACCCTCGCCGTGTCCGAGACGGCGCGACGGTGCGTTGAGCGCTATTTCCCTGGCCCGCTCGAAATCGTCCCGAACGGGGTCGATCACGCGCGGTTTCGCCCGGACCTGCCCCGGCTCGAGCGCTTCGACGACGGCGTGCGGAACATCCTGTTCGTCGGTCGCTTCGACCCCCGAAAGGGGCTCCCCGACCTGATGCACGCCTGCGCGGAGCTCGCGCGGGAGGGGATGGAGTTCCGATTGATCCTCGTGGGAGACGGCGGGCTGCGCGGGCAAGTGGAGCGGCTTGCCCACGGTCCGCTCGAGGGAAGGGTCCATTTCGAGGGAAAGGTCGGGCACGAGCGGCTGCCGCGGTATTACGCGTCGGCCGACATCTTCTGCTCGCCCGCCCGAGAGGGAGAGAGCTTTGGCCTCGTACTCCTCGAAGCGATGGCCTCGGGCGTGCCGATCGTGGCGACCGACCTCGCCGGCTACCGGACGGTGCTCACGCACGGAGACGAGGGGCTCCTGGCGCCGCCGCGAGACCCCGCGGCCCTGGCATCGGCCCTTCGCCGCCTCCTCAAGGACCCCGCGCTGCGCGCCCGAATAGGCGAACGCGGGATCGAGACCGCGCGCGCCTACGGGTGGGAGCGGATCGTGGATCGCCTCGAGACGATCTATACGACGCTGGCAGATCCGGCGCGCGCGGGCGGAGCGCCCGGGCCTCGCCCGACCGGGCTTCCCGAGACCGCTCCGCTCGTAGCGGCCGTCCGCTGA
- a CDS encoding tetratricopeptide repeat protein — protein sequence MDQAIPISVSEGRLADDAVNGAESVATPEQLIRSGAGSEEILEVARTFSAQGRRDLAIDALRQGILAHPRSPELLSLLGDLLSRAGAFEEADLYFRGALESGPQVVEAWYRQGLHLARQGIGNGARLAYEEVVRLDPRHVRGWVNLGVVRADLGEREVALEALHRAVTLDPACAEAHSNLGILYAEAGMRADAVEEFRRAVSLSPESSEAHFNLGWALLGEDDVEQAESMLVTSVRLDPTKVESLYALSLLHLRVGAYSRAVTELKQAIELSPDDARLHYHLGVAYNNQDAPDQAILALESAVRLKPDDPRVHRLLGVAYDKKELPLRAREAYRRAAALSG from the coding sequence GTGGACCAAGCGATTCCCATTTCGGTGAGCGAGGGGCGTCTCGCGGATGACGCGGTCAACGGCGCGGAGAGCGTCGCGACGCCCGAGCAGCTGATTCGAAGCGGCGCCGGCTCCGAGGAAATTCTCGAAGTCGCGCGGACCTTCTCCGCGCAGGGCCGGCGCGATCTCGCGATCGACGCGCTGCGCCAGGGAATCCTCGCCCACCCGCGCTCTCCCGAGCTCCTCTCGCTGCTCGGCGATCTCCTCTCTCGCGCGGGCGCGTTCGAGGAGGCGGACCTCTATTTCCGCGGGGCCCTCGAGTCCGGTCCCCAGGTCGTCGAGGCGTGGTATCGCCAAGGACTCCATCTGGCGCGGCAAGGGATCGGGAACGGCGCGCGGCTGGCGTACGAGGAGGTCGTGCGTCTTGATCCCCGGCACGTTCGCGGATGGGTCAACCTGGGCGTCGTGCGCGCCGACTTGGGGGAGCGCGAGGTGGCCCTGGAGGCGCTCCACCGCGCCGTGACGCTCGATCCGGCCTGCGCGGAGGCGCACTCCAATCTGGGGATTCTCTACGCCGAGGCGGGCATGCGCGCCGACGCGGTCGAGGAATTCCGGAGAGCGGTATCGCTCAGCCCCGAAAGCTCGGAGGCCCACTTCAATCTCGGATGGGCGCTCCTCGGCGAAGATGACGTCGAGCAGGCCGAGTCGATGCTCGTTACCTCGGTCCGGCTCGATCCGACGAAGGTCGAGAGCCTTTACGCGCTCTCGCTGCTCCACCTCCGCGTGGGGGCGTACTCGCGCGCGGTGACGGAGCTGAAGCAGGCAATCGAGCTGTCCCCGGACGATGCCCGCCTCCATTACCACCTGGGCGTGGCCTACAACAACCAAGACGCGCCCGACCAGGCGATCCTCGCCCTGGAGAGCGCGGTCCGCCTGAAGCCGGACGATCCACGCGTTCACAGGCTCCTCGGCGTCGCCTATGACAAGAAGGAGCTGCCTCTCCGAGCCCGCGAGGCTTACCGCCGCGCCGCTGCGTTGAGCGGCTGA